A stretch of DNA from Prochlorococcus marinus str. SB:
AATGGTTACTCCACCGCTTAAAAAATCAGTTATGGGACGGATTTAATGATGAAGGCAAACTCCTTGATAACGAGAAATTAAGAATAAAAATTAGAAATTTAAAAAGTATAAGAGAATTTGATCAGAAATTTACAGCTCCTAGTTGGGGTTTTAATTCTTTAGAGGATTATTATATTAAAGCTTCTCCAATATTTAGAATCCAAAATTCAATAAAAAAATTACCTCCAATGCTTTTTATTCATTCCAAGGATGATCCCTGGGTTCCATATAAGGATACTTTGAATTTAAGAAAAGAATCTATTGATAAATTCACTATTTTTATAACTGAAAAAGGAGGTCATAATGGTTTTCATTCGATTAATGGCTGCTGGTCAGACGAAGTCGTAAAGAACTGGTTTATGAGTATCTAGGACTATTTAGAAATGGTGTTTTTTTGAAAATCCATTTTTCTATTGGCTTACCGTTAATAATATGAGAGGTAAAAATTTCAGAAATTTTTTCTGGAGAAACTTTCTCATACCAAATACCATCAGGCCAAATAAGAAGAATTGGGCCGTTCTTACATATCCTTAAACAGTCAGCTTTTGATCTTAATATATGAATGTTTTTTGTAGAGGGATCATTCTCAAATTTTTTTAAAGTCTTTTTCAGACATTCCCATGCTTTTTGACCTTCATTGCCTTTAAAGCATTTCTGTTTTGTGGGTGTTGCGCATAGTAGAAGATGTTTTTTTATATTCACTTTTATCCAATACTTACGTATTTTTTCCCTTTTTTAATTTCTTGCTTAACAAAAAGTCTGGCCCAATTGTCCACTTCAAGAATATCCTCCAATTCGGGACTCAAATTCAAATTCTCCATATGTGATTCACAAGCTTTACTTATAAATGTTGGAATTTCTTGAAAAGAAATTTTTTCTTTGAGGAATTGTTCAACAGCCATTTCATTAGCAGCATTTAAGACTGCAGGCATAGTCCCAGAAGATTTTCCTGCAGCATAAGCAAGTCCCATGCATGGATATTTAAACTCATCTGGTTCTTTAAAAGTTAATTTTCCAATTTCACTTAGGTTTAATCTTTTCCAATGTGTTTTAAATCTTTCAGGCCAACTCATCGCATATAAAATGGGTAGTTTCATATCTGGCCATCCTAATTGAGCTAATACTGAAGAATCTTCCATCTCAATCATTGAATGAATAATACTTTGAGGGTGGATAACTATTTCGATATTTTCGTAAGAGGTCCCAAATAAATAATGTGCTTCTATAACTTCTAATCCTTTATTCATAAGAGTTGCAGAATCTACAGTTATTTTTTTCCCCATATCCCAATTAGGATGTGAAGTTGCATCTTCCACTGTGACATGCTTTAAATCCTCAACGGCCCAATCTCTGAAAGCACCACCAGAAGCTGTTAAGTGTATGGCTTTTAAACCTTTAGGCATATCTCCTGTTGAAAAATCTGCATTTTCATAATTAGGTAATCCTTGTAGACATTGAAAGATAGCAGAGTGTTCTGAATCAGCAGGTAAAAGCCTACTATTATTTTTCTTTAATGCAGGAATAACAATTGGTCCTGCCGCAATTAAAGTTTCTTTATTAGCAAGTGCAATATTTTTTCCCGCATTAATTGCTGACATTGTTGGAATTAGGCCTGCACAGCCTACTATCCCTGTTATCACAGTATCTGCCTTATCCCATGCTGCAACTGCGTTAATCCCCTGCTTCCCACCTAAAACCAAGGGAGCATCATCCAAATCTAAGTTATTAATATTATCTTTTAAATCTTCTATAAGACTTTCATCCTCAATTGCAACTACTTCTGGTTTATGTGTTTTAACTTGTTCAGTTAATAAATTAATATTTCTTCCTGCAGAAAGAGCTACGGCTTTAAACTTATCAGGCTGCTCACTAGCTATTTCGAGAGTTTGAGTCCCTATTGAACCAGTAGAGCCGAGCACAGTAATGTATTTCAATTTTCTCTGATATTTTTAATATCTTCCCATTTAAAGGTGTATTTAAAAAACAAAAATTTCAAATTGGTTTTTTTCTTAAAATTTAGACCCTTATCCATGTTGTTATTTCCTTTGATTGATCAATAAGTTCAATACCTTTTTCTTTTAACAAATTTCTTATTTCATCGGCCTTCGCAAAATTCTTTTCCATTTTTGCTTTCAATCTTTCATTAATAAGAGATGATATCTCTTCTTCTTTTATCTTACTTTCTTTTACTAAAACTTCTTTTTTAAGACCAAGTACCTCAGTCAACTTTTCAAGAGTTTTAAAATTTTCAAGTAGAAAGAATTTTTGATTTAGGTCTATTTTAAAACCTTCAACCCTTTGAAATTGGTTTAAAAAGTTTTTTAATGGTTTCGCTAAATCATAAATAATTGCAATAGCACCTGCTGTATTGAGGTCATTTCCCAGAGCCTCAGAAAATTTAAGCTTTTTTTGAGATAATTCAAAACTTATTTTCTCTTTATATTCTTCTTCTATAGATTCATCTTTATCAATAGATCTAAAAACACCTTTTGTAAGATCCATAAAAGAAAGGGCTACATTAATATTTTTCCAAGCTTCTGAAGCACTCCTTAAAGCTTCTTCAGTAAAATCAAGTGGTTTTCTATAATTCACTGTCATAATAAAATATCGCAAAGTCATAGGGCTTATACCTGACTTAATTAGTTCTCTGATAGTTGTAAAATTTTTAAGGGATTTACTCATCTTTTGTCCATTTACATTGACCATCCCATTGTGTAACCAATAGTTCGCTAGCTTTTTGCCATTGGCTGCTTCTGATTGGGCGATTTCATTCTCATGATGTGGAAAAATCAAATCAGAACCACCTAAATGGATATCGATAGTATCTCCTAATTCATCTTTAACCATCGCCGAACATTCAATATGCCATCCTGGCCTACCTTTACCCCAGGGCGAATCAAAAAATGGTTCATTATCTTTGGCTTTTTTCCATAGCGCAAAATCTTGCGGATTGAGTTTTTTACTATTTTCCTCATTAACCATTCTTCCTTGCTGATTGATATTTTGTTGTTGTAAATTTTGATTACTTAGCTTTCCATAATTTTTATTTTTGAGAACAGAATAATAAACGTCTCCATCCCTAGAGTATGCATAACCTTTGTCCTCAAGAATTGTTATGAAGGAGCAGATATTGCATATATGATTCGTTGCTCTTGGCATGCTATCCGGACGCATTATCCCTAAAGAATCCATATCTTTATGAAATTCAATGATATTCTTTTCAGAAACTTCCTTCATTGAACTGCTTTCTTCTTTCGCTCTTTTTAAGATCTTGTCATCAATATCTGTAAAATTTTGAACATACTTCACTTTGAAATCGCTGTAAATTAAAAATCTTCTCAATACATCCCAAGCGATATAACTTCTTGCATGACCGAGATGACATAAATCATAAACAGTTACCCCACAACAATAAATTTTTACTACATCATTAATAGGCTTAAAAACCTCAACTTTTTTGCTTAAAGTATTAAAAAGTTTGATCATCTTAAAATAAGTATTTCATAAGGTTTATTTTGTCTCCATCCAATTGTCTCCAATTCCAATATCAACTAAAAGAGGCACATTTAATTTTACACAATCTTCCATAGTCTTCTTTACTAATTTCGTCGTAATTTCCAAAGAATCTTGTTCAACTTCAAACAATAATTCATCATGTACTTGTAAAAGCATTTTTGCTGGAACATTCATTTCTATGAATTTTTTATTTAGTTGAACCATTGCAATTTTAATAATATCTGCACTTGAACCCTGAATTGGAGCATTGGCTGCGGCTCTTAGTGACTGTGCTTCCATGCCTGCTCTTCTTGCGGATTGCAAGTCAATTTCATAAGGATCTTTTCCTATTAGTCTTCCAAGTCCATTTTTATCAAACTTAAATACTCTCTTTCTACCAAAAATTGTTTTTACATAACCTTTTGATAAGGCAAGCCTTTCTTGAAGTTCAAGAAATTTGAAAATTTTTGAATATCTTTCTTTGTATTTTATTAGGAATTCTTTTGCTTCTGGAGTACTTACTCCTGTAGAACGTGCAAACTTTTTAATTCCCATACCATAGATAACTCCGAAATTTATTGTTTTCCCAACTCTCCTCTCATCAGAAGAAATTTTTTCTTTCTCGAAAATTAATCTTGCAGTTAAAGAATGAATATCATCATTTTTATGAAACGCATTAATTAGTATTTCTTCATCCGCTAAGTGAGCAAGTATTCTTAATTCGATCTGAGAATAATCAGCTGATAAAAGTTTCCAATTTTTTTCAGGCAAAAATGCTTTTCTTATTCTCCTACTAAATTCAGTCCTAACCGGGATATTTTGAAGATTAGGATTGCTACTACTTAGTCTCCCAGTCGCTGTGGCCGCTTGATTAAAGTTTGTATGAACTCTTCCTGTCTTTTCGTTGATAAGATTTGGAAGAGCATCAATATAGGTGCTAAGTAATTTGCTAAGAGTTCTGTGTTTTATTAAATGTTGGATTATTTCATGTTCGTCGACTAATCGGTCAAGAACTACTGCATCTGTACTCCATCCTGTTTTTGTTTTCCGTGATTTTTTCTTATCCAAATTTAATTTTTCAAACAAGATATCACCAAGTTGTTTTGGTGAAGATAGATTAAAAAACTCACCTCCTAATTCATAAACTTTACTCTCAATATCTTCTAAGGTACTTTTTAGTTCTTTTGAGAGTTTATCTAAATAAGGAGTGTCGATGGTTATTCCATTCATTTCCATTTGAGACAATACCGGCTCTAAGGGTAGCTCTATTTCTTCGAACAATTTGATTAATTCATTTTCTGTTGAAAATCTTTCTTTAAAAATTTTGACAATTTTAAAAGTTAGAAATACATCATAACCGCAGTAAATACTGGCTTCATCAATATCAACAAATGAAAAGTCTTTGTTTTTTCCAACTGTTTCCTTAAATGAAGGAGGCTTAAATCCAAATAATCTAAAACTAATTTCACTCAACCCATGCTTCTCCTGATTATTTAGAAGATAGTCTGCTAATAAGGTGTCAAAGGTTACGCCTTTAAGATCAAGTCCGTGATTAAAAAATATTTGCCTGTCAAATTTAGAATTTTGGAGTGCTTTTTCCTTTTTTGGATCTTCTATCCAAGTTCTTAGTTTTGAGAAAACATCTTCAATCGATAATTGATTTTGGGTCTCTTTTTTTGTTTGATGACCAAGAGGTATATAAAATAAATCATCAGTTTCTTCTCCGAGACATAGTCCTATCCCAACAAGTTCCGCATCGATTGGATTTAAACTATTAGTCTCTGTATCTAAAGAAACTATCTCATTGGTCTTTTCTAATCTTTGAATTAATTTATCAAGTAATTCAAAATCATTTACAACATTTACTTTGATTTTAGGGATTTTATTTTCACTATTTTCTAATTCGATTTTATTAGAGACCTTTGGATGTTTCTCCTCCTCTTTAGTCACGTTATTTTTGTCAAAACCACCTTTACTAAAAGTTGAATTGAAAATATCAATTTGCCGAAGTAGTGTTGATAATTCAAGTTTTTGTAGTGACTCTGAGAGAAGTTCTTGGTTTATATTTTTTAATTCATAACTATCACTTAATATCAAAGGTACTTCAGTATTTATTTTTGCTAAATCCCTAGAAAGAAAAGCGTTATGCTTATCGTTTCTGAGCTTTTCTATAACCGAACCTTTGATGAATCCTTTATATTTTTTATCATTTTTCTCCTGAATCTTGTCTAAAGTTTGATATATCCCATCAAGTGTATCGTTTTCTTTTAGTAGATTAATTGCAGTTTTTGGACCGACCCCTTTAATACCAGGAATATTATCAGAACTATCCCCAGTTAGAGCTTTAAGATCAACTACTCTTTCTGGCGCAACACCTAATTTTTCTTTAACTCCATTTTCATTCATAAGAGTTGGTTTACCACTTTTTGCATATGGACCACCACCCATATAAAGTACATAAATATCTTTTTGATCATCTACTAATTGAAATAAGTCCCGATCCCCAGAAAGAATATTCACGCACCATCCTTTAGAAGAAGCATCATTTGCAATTGTGCCAAGGAGATCATCTGCTTCGTATCCTGGAGATTTAAAAATTGGTAAATTAAGGCTTTCTTCTAAAATGATTTCTAGTTGTTCAATATCCTGAAAAAAAACGTCAGGTGCTACATCTCTATTAGCCTTATAATTCGGATCTAATTCATGCCTAAAAGTAGGTTTTTCTGTATCAAAAGTAATACAAACACCCTCAGGACTTATATTTTTGCAATTATCCAGAAGGCTTTTTAGAAATCCATATGTGACACTTGTTGGGAATCCCTCTTTAGTAGTTAAACCTCCATCAATACCTTTGCTAAATGCATAGAAGCTTCTAAAAGCAAGTGAGTGGCCATCGACTAAAAGTAAAATTGGTTTTTTAGAGTTTTCTGATTTTAAACTCATTTTCTTTTCTTAGCCCAAGGGGGAATATCAATAAAGATTTGCTCGCCAGCTTCTAATCCATCAATAACTGATGTTTTACTTCCACTACTAATACCAATTTCAATTTTTTCAAATTTGGGAGAATTGTTTTTATCGACTTTCAAAATTCCCTTTTCACCTTTTTCAGTGACAATAGAAACTGTTGGCACTAAGATTTTTTCTTCATTACCTTCGACTCTAAATTCAAGATCAGCAGTCATTCCTATTTTAATTTCTTCAGAAATATCTTTAAAATTTAAAGTTACTTCAAATGATGTTACGTTATTATCTTTTACAGCTCTTGTAGCTATTTTTTTTACTATGGC
This window harbors:
- a CDS encoding (2Fe-2S) ferredoxin domain-containing protein; this encodes MNIKKHLLLCATPTKQKCFKGNEGQKAWECLKKTLKKFENDPSTKNIHILRSKADCLRICKNGPILLIWPDGIWYEKVSPEKISEIFTSHIINGKPIEKWIFKKTPFLNSPRYS
- a CDS encoding 1-deoxy-D-xylulose-5-phosphate reductoisomerase: MKYITVLGSTGSIGTQTLEIASEQPDKFKAVALSAGRNINLLTEQVKTHKPEVVAIEDESLIEDLKDNINNLDLDDAPLVLGGKQGINAVAAWDKADTVITGIVGCAGLIPTMSAINAGKNIALANKETLIAAGPIVIPALKKNNSRLLPADSEHSAIFQCLQGLPNYENADFSTGDMPKGLKAIHLTASGGAFRDWAVEDLKHVTVEDATSHPNWDMGKKITVDSATLMNKGLEVIEAHYLFGTSYENIEIVIHPQSIIHSMIEMEDSSVLAQLGWPDMKLPILYAMSWPERFKTHWKRLNLSEIGKLTFKEPDEFKYPCMGLAYAAGKSSGTMPAVLNAANEMAVEQFLKEKISFQEIPTFISKACESHMENLNLSPELEDILEVDNWARLFVKQEIKKGKKYVSIG
- the cysS gene encoding cysteine--tRNA ligase, translating into MIKLFNTLSKKVEVFKPINDVVKIYCCGVTVYDLCHLGHARSYIAWDVLRRFLIYSDFKVKYVQNFTDIDDKILKRAKEESSSMKEVSEKNIIEFHKDMDSLGIMRPDSMPRATNHICNICSFITILEDKGYAYSRDGDVYYSVLKNKNYGKLSNQNLQQQNINQQGRMVNEENSKKLNPQDFALWKKAKDNEPFFDSPWGKGRPGWHIECSAMVKDELGDTIDIHLGGSDLIFPHHENEIAQSEAANGKKLANYWLHNGMVNVNGQKMSKSLKNFTTIRELIKSGISPMTLRYFIMTVNYRKPLDFTEEALRSASEAWKNINVALSFMDLTKGVFRSIDKDESIEEEYKEKISFELSQKKLKFSEALGNDLNTAGAIAIIYDLAKPLKNFLNQFQRVEGFKIDLNQKFFLLENFKTLEKLTEVLGLKKEVLVKESKIKEEEISSLINERLKAKMEKNFAKADEIRNLLKEKGIELIDQSKEITTWIRV
- the polA gene encoding DNA polymerase I, producing MSLKSENSKKPILLLVDGHSLAFRSFYAFSKGIDGGLTTKEGFPTSVTYGFLKSLLDNCKNISPEGVCITFDTEKPTFRHELDPNYKANRDVAPDVFFQDIEQLEIILEESLNLPIFKSPGYEADDLLGTIANDASSKGWCVNILSGDRDLFQLVDDQKDIYVLYMGGGPYAKSGKPTLMNENGVKEKLGVAPERVVDLKALTGDSSDNIPGIKGVGPKTAINLLKENDTLDGIYQTLDKIQEKNDKKYKGFIKGSVIEKLRNDKHNAFLSRDLAKINTEVPLILSDSYELKNINQELLSESLQKLELSTLLRQIDIFNSTFSKGGFDKNNVTKEEEKHPKVSNKIELENSENKIPKIKVNVVNDFELLDKLIQRLEKTNEIVSLDTETNSLNPIDAELVGIGLCLGEETDDLFYIPLGHQTKKETQNQLSIEDVFSKLRTWIEDPKKEKALQNSKFDRQIFFNHGLDLKGVTFDTLLADYLLNNQEKHGLSEISFRLFGFKPPSFKETVGKNKDFSFVDIDEASIYCGYDVFLTFKIVKIFKERFSTENELIKLFEEIELPLEPVLSQMEMNGITIDTPYLDKLSKELKSTLEDIESKVYELGGEFFNLSSPKQLGDILFEKLNLDKKKSRKTKTGWSTDAVVLDRLVDEHEIIQHLIKHRTLSKLLSTYIDALPNLINEKTGRVHTNFNQAATATGRLSSSNPNLQNIPVRTEFSRRIRKAFLPEKNWKLLSADYSQIELRILAHLADEEILINAFHKNDDIHSLTARLIFEKEKISSDERRVGKTINFGVIYGMGIKKFARSTGVSTPEAKEFLIKYKERYSKIFKFLELQERLALSKGYVKTIFGRKRVFKFDKNGLGRLIGKDPYEIDLQSARRAGMEAQSLRAAANAPIQGSSADIIKIAMVQLNKKFIEMNVPAKMLLQVHDELLFEVEQDSLEITTKLVKKTMEDCVKLNVPLLVDIGIGDNWMETK